Proteins encoded together in one Chloroflexota bacterium window:
- a CDS encoding tyrosine-type recombinase/integrase — MSPKAIEASRSRHTRRALASRWRVFTDWAQAHGVPVLPAAPEDVARYLTALAQRGASVATIRAYASAIATRHRDADLDNPCAHQGVRLAIKGLSRAHAQPQRQATPLDAAALEAIRETAYLPRPGRGGVLESEATALARGLVDIALCTLMSDAGLRRSEAAALTWGDVERWPDGSGRVTVRRSKTDQTAAGAVVGVTRMTMRALDAIRPDDVGAENSIFGLSGAQISRRIARAALQAGLRGDYTGHSGRVGLAVRMAQNAVPTDATMRQGRWASAGMVTRYTRQVSAGEALRWLK; from the coding sequence ATGTCGCCCAAAGCCATCGAGGCGTCGCGCAGCCGCCATACACGCCGCGCGCTGGCCTCACGCTGGCGCGTGTTCACGGACTGGGCCCAGGCCCACGGTGTGCCGGTGTTGCCGGCAGCACCGGAGGACGTGGCACGCTACCTGACGGCGCTGGCGCAGCGAGGCGCGTCAGTGGCCACCATCCGCGCCTATGCATCTGCGATCGCTACGCGGCACCGCGATGCCGACCTGGACAACCCGTGCGCCCACCAAGGTGTGCGCCTGGCCATCAAGGGCCTGAGCCGCGCACACGCGCAGCCGCAGCGCCAGGCAACGCCGCTTGATGCGGCCGCGCTCGAAGCGATCCGCGAAACCGCTTATTTACCGCGTCCGGGCCGCGGCGGTGTGCTGGAGTCGGAAGCAACAGCGTTGGCGCGTGGCCTTGTCGATATTGCGCTCTGTACTCTCATGAGCGACGCAGGCCTGCGCCGCAGCGAAGCGGCCGCGCTGACCTGGGGCGACGTGGAGCGCTGGCCGGACGGCAGCGGCCGTGTTACGGTGCGCCGCTCCAAGACGGACCAGACCGCTGCCGGCGCAGTGGTAGGCGTGACCCGGATGACAATGCGTGCACTCGATGCCATCCGGCCAGACGATGTTGGTGCCGAAAATTCTATCTTCGGGCTATCGGGAGCGCAGATCAGCCGGCGCATTGCGCGCGCCGCGCTGCAGGCAGGCCTGCGGGGTGACTATACCGGCCACTCAGGCCGCGTCGGGCTGGCTGTGCGCATGGCGCAGAACGCCGTGCCCACGGATGCCACGATGCGCCAGGGGCGCTGGGCGAGTGCGGGTATGGTGACGCGCTACACGCGGCAGGTGAGCGCCGGTGAAGCGCTGCGCTGGCTAAAGTGA